From the genome of Hymenobacter cellulosilyticus, one region includes:
- a CDS encoding glycosyltransferase family 2 protein has translation MAGLLSGNAGHAFLYPVFPPDFCAMKIAGFTIVRNAVLNDYPVVEAIESILPVVDEMVVSIGDGDDGTEELIRSINSSKLRIVHSVWDPTLRKGGEVLAIETNKAFQQISPDADWAFYIQADEVVPEQYHTAIRAAAERHVADKRVEGLLFKYLHFYGTFDYVGDSRRWYGHEVRIIRNDPTITSYKDAQGFRRNGEKLRVKPADGFVYHYGWVKNPQQMLQKMKHINQFWHGDKPAEEQPLATAQVFNFDDFDSLEKFTGTHPSVMQRRIARLNWQVDIDVTQKRFSLKNKVLYWIEKTTGKRLFEFKNYQLL, from the coding sequence ATGGCCGGCTTGCTTTCGGGCAACGCTGGCCATGCGTTTCTGTATCCTGTTTTCCCTCCCGATTTCTGCGCCATGAAAATTGCCGGCTTCACCATCGTTCGAAATGCGGTGCTCAACGACTACCCCGTAGTGGAAGCCATTGAGTCGATTCTGCCAGTGGTAGACGAAATGGTGGTCAGCATCGGCGACGGTGACGACGGCACCGAGGAGCTGATTCGCTCGATAAACTCATCCAAGCTGCGCATCGTGCACTCCGTTTGGGACCCAACCCTGCGCAAGGGCGGCGAGGTACTGGCCATTGAAACCAACAAGGCGTTCCAACAGATTTCGCCCGACGCCGATTGGGCCTTCTACATTCAGGCCGACGAAGTAGTGCCCGAGCAATACCACACCGCCATCCGGGCCGCTGCCGAGCGCCACGTAGCCGATAAACGGGTGGAAGGGCTGCTGTTCAAGTACCTGCACTTCTACGGCACCTTCGACTACGTGGGCGACTCCCGCCGCTGGTACGGCCACGAGGTGCGCATCATCCGCAACGACCCGACTATTACGTCCTACAAGGATGCCCAGGGCTTCCGGCGCAACGGTGAAAAGCTGCGCGTAAAGCCCGCCGACGGCTTCGTGTACCACTACGGCTGGGTGAAAAATCCGCAGCAGATGCTGCAGAAGATGAAGCACATCAACCAGTTCTGGCACGGCGACAAACCGGCCGAGGAGCAGCCCCTGGCCACGGCCCAGGTGTTCAACTTCGACGACTTCGACTCTTTGGAGAAATTTACCGGCACCCACCCCAGCGTAATGCAGCGCCGCATTGCCCGCCTCAACTGGCAGGTGGATATCGACGTGACCCAGAAGCGTTTTTCCCTGAAAAACAAAGTGCTGTACTGGATTGAGAAAACGACCGGTAAGCGCCTGTTTGAGTTTAAGAACTATCAGTTGCTATAA
- a CDS encoding ABC transporter substrate-binding protein, whose product MELPFVQPPLTVTDQLNRRVAVPFPPQRIVSLVPSQTELLFDLGLGSRMVGVTKFCIHPPEARQQATVIGGTKNFDFEKIEALQPDLIIGNKEENYQAGIEQLAQKYPVWLSDISNLDEALDMIRRVGLITGRKSAADAMADEIASSFATQLVPAALTPAAYFIWRKPYMVAASSTFIDTMLPRAGFRNVFANLSRYPEITAEQLAAAAPAVILLSSEPYPFAEKHVAEFQTICPSATVRIVDGELFSWHGSRLRHSAEYFASLRA is encoded by the coding sequence GTGGAGCTTCCTTTTGTCCAGCCGCCGCTTACCGTCACCGACCAGCTCAACCGGCGGGTGGCCGTGCCGTTTCCGCCCCAGCGCATCGTGTCCCTGGTTCCCTCCCAAACTGAGCTGCTTTTCGACCTGGGCCTGGGGAGCCGCATGGTGGGCGTTACCAAGTTTTGCATTCACCCGCCTGAGGCCCGGCAGCAGGCCACGGTCATTGGCGGCACCAAGAACTTTGATTTCGAAAAGATTGAGGCCCTGCAACCCGACCTAATTATCGGCAACAAGGAAGAAAACTACCAGGCTGGTATCGAGCAGCTGGCGCAGAAGTATCCGGTGTGGCTGAGCGACATCAGCAACTTGGACGAGGCCCTGGACATGATTCGCCGGGTGGGCCTGATTACGGGCCGTAAGTCGGCCGCCGACGCAATGGCCGATGAAATTGCCAGCTCATTTGCCACCCAGCTAGTTCCCGCCGCCCTTACTCCGGCCGCCTACTTTATCTGGCGCAAGCCCTATATGGTGGCCGCCAGCAGCACTTTTATTGACACCATGCTGCCGCGGGCCGGCTTTCGCAACGTGTTTGCCAACTTAAGTCGCTACCCCGAAATAACCGCCGAGCAGTTGGCGGCCGCGGCTCCGGCCGTCATTCTGCTTTCGTCGGAGCCCTACCCTTTCGCCGAAAAGCACGTGGCCGAGTTCCAGACTATCTGTCCCTCGGCCACGGTGCGGATTGTTGATGGGGAGCTGTTCAGCTGGCACGGCAGCCGGCTGCGGCACTCGGCCGAATATTTCGCCTCTTTGCGGGCGTAG
- a CDS encoding lysophospholipid acyltransferase family protein: MARLPLSVLHVLADGLYGLMHYVIGYRKRVVLENLRNSFPEKSEAEIQQIRKGFYRHFSQVMVEILKLAAMSDAELRRRVVIRNPELLSGPFAQGRTVLALGSHAGNWEWILPSGALEFPGRAYGVYKPLSNAFFEDFLFRLRTRSGAHLIPMRDTLRDLIKRRTEGRAMSMLTDQAAGPEDRPYWTQFLNQETSFYSSADRLASQFNCPVVYVNIKRVKRGYYELVILPLHDGNTPLDKDGYVVTEAFARHLERDIQAAPANYLWTHRRWKHKRVV, translated from the coding sequence CTGGCCCGGCTGCCCTTGTCGGTGCTGCACGTGCTGGCCGACGGCCTGTACGGGCTGATGCACTACGTCATCGGGTATCGTAAGCGGGTAGTACTAGAAAACCTACGCAACTCCTTTCCGGAGAAGTCAGAGGCAGAAATTCAACAGATCCGGAAAGGCTTTTACCGGCACTTCTCCCAGGTCATGGTCGAGATTCTGAAGCTGGCGGCCATGTCGGATGCTGAATTGCGTCGGCGGGTGGTCATACGGAATCCGGAATTGTTGTCAGGTCCGTTTGCGCAGGGTCGTACCGTGCTGGCTTTGGGCTCCCACGCCGGCAACTGGGAATGGATTCTGCCTTCCGGGGCTCTGGAGTTTCCCGGCCGCGCCTACGGTGTGTACAAGCCGCTGAGCAATGCTTTCTTCGAGGACTTCCTGTTTCGGCTGCGTACCCGCAGCGGTGCCCACCTGATTCCGATGCGCGACACCCTGCGTGACCTGATTAAGCGGCGTACCGAAGGTCGGGCCATGAGCATGCTCACCGACCAGGCCGCCGGCCCTGAAGACCGGCCCTACTGGACCCAGTTTCTGAACCAGGAAACCAGCTTTTACAGCAGCGCCGACCGCCTGGCCAGCCAATTCAACTGCCCGGTGGTCTACGTAAACATCAAGCGGGTAAAGCGCGGGTATTACGAGCTGGTGATTTTGCCGCTGCACGACGGCAACACCCCACTCGATAAGGATGGCTACGTAGTAACCGAGGCCTTTGCCCGCCATCTGGAGCGTGACATTCAGGCAGCTCCCGCCAATTACCTCTGGACCCACCGCCGCTGGAAGCACAAACGGGTTGTTTAA
- a CDS encoding L-threonylcarbamoyladenylate synthase, whose translation MAATLLRIHPDNPPQNRLLQAVEVLRNGGVIIYPTDTIYGLGCDIHNAKAVEKLCRIKGIHPDKANLSFICSDLSHITDYAHGITTPVYKVLKKALPGPFTFIFEASPKAPKYGGVKRKTVGIRVPDHNISLGLVKELGNPIITTSIRDDDELLEYTTDPDLIFEKYRSLVDLVIDGGFGNNVASTVVDCTNEDFDIVRQGAGDIEQYL comes from the coding sequence ATGGCTGCTACGTTGCTCCGTATTCACCCCGACAATCCACCCCAGAACCGTCTGTTGCAAGCGGTGGAAGTACTCCGAAACGGCGGCGTTATTATTTATCCCACCGATACTATTTACGGGCTGGGCTGCGACATTCACAATGCCAAGGCGGTGGAGAAGCTGTGCCGCATCAAGGGTATCCATCCCGATAAAGCCAACTTGTCCTTTATCTGCTCCGACCTTTCCCATATCACCGACTACGCCCACGGAATCACTACACCAGTGTATAAAGTGCTGAAAAAAGCGCTGCCCGGGCCCTTCACTTTCATTTTTGAGGCCAGCCCCAAGGCACCTAAATATGGCGGCGTTAAGCGCAAAACGGTGGGTATCCGGGTGCCCGACCACAACATCAGCCTGGGTTTGGTAAAAGAGCTCGGCAACCCGATTATCACGACCTCCATCCGCGACGACGACGAACTGCTGGAGTACACCACCGACCCGGACCTGATTTTCGAGAAGTACCGCTCCCTGGTAGATCTGGTTATTGATGGCGGCTTCGGCAACAACGTCGCTAGCACCGTAGTCGACTGTACCAACGAAGACTTCGACATCGTCCGCCAAGGAGCCGGCGACATCGAGCAATACCTCTAG
- a CDS encoding acyl-CoA thioesterase, giving the protein MYSSDTQIRVRYAETDQMGYVYHGNYAAYFEVARTEAFRQLGIRYKDLEADGVGMPVGEIRTRFRRPARYDDLLTVRLLLKQPAEGSRVLFEYEIYNEAQELLTEGHTLMVFVSTATGRPAPIPTEIQNKLAPYFSDDELTGPITPAAQKLPAEAPAAAAFVPNKPAKPTE; this is encoded by the coding sequence ATGTACTCTTCCGACACCCAGATCCGCGTGCGTTACGCCGAAACCGACCAGATGGGCTACGTCTATCATGGTAATTATGCGGCGTACTTTGAAGTGGCCCGCACCGAGGCATTCCGGCAGCTAGGCATCCGCTACAAGGACCTGGAAGCCGATGGCGTGGGCATGCCGGTAGGGGAGATACGCACCCGGTTCCGGCGCCCGGCCCGCTATGACGATCTGCTTACGGTGCGCCTGTTACTCAAGCAGCCTGCGGAAGGCTCCCGGGTGCTGTTTGAGTACGAAATCTACAATGAGGCTCAGGAACTGCTTACCGAGGGCCACACGTTGATGGTATTTGTGAGTACGGCCACCGGCCGGCCCGCTCCGATTCCGACCGAAATCCAGAACAAGCTGGCCCCGTATTTCTCGGACGATGAGCTGACCGGCCCGATTACCCCGGCTGCCCAGAAATTGCCCGCCGAAGCGCCGGCTGCGGCGGCCTTTGTGCCGAATAAACCTGCCAAACCCACCGAATAA
- a CDS encoding WbqC family protein: protein MPILFESQYNPPAQFFAELAGHDALWLERHDNYRKQTYRNRCLILTNQGVKPLTVPVVDGNRSEKVLTSAIEIDYRQNWVHQHWRSLQTAYGGTPYFEYYADYLHDIYLQKPALLFELNLAFLQFYLRCLRLRTPVEFTTAYHPEYVPSLVLDRRDCLTPKAAADIEPDRKSVRPYSQTFGKDFVPGLSILDLLFMQGPAAGSFLA from the coding sequence GTGCCCATTCTCTTCGAGTCCCAGTATAACCCGCCCGCTCAGTTTTTTGCCGAGCTGGCCGGTCACGACGCCCTCTGGCTGGAGCGCCACGACAACTATCGCAAGCAAACCTACCGCAACCGCTGCCTGATTCTTACCAATCAGGGCGTTAAGCCCCTTACGGTGCCCGTAGTGGATGGCAACCGCAGCGAAAAGGTCCTGACCTCGGCCATTGAAATTGACTATCGGCAGAACTGGGTGCACCAGCACTGGCGCAGCCTGCAAACCGCGTATGGCGGTACTCCGTACTTTGAATACTACGCCGACTATCTGCACGACATTTACTTGCAGAAGCCAGCCCTGCTTTTCGAACTCAATCTAGCCTTTTTGCAGTTCTATCTGCGCTGCCTGCGGTTGCGCACTCCCGTGGAGTTCACCACCGCGTATCACCCCGAATACGTCCCTTCTCTCGTGCTCGACCGGCGCGATTGTCTGACACCAAAGGCCGCTGCTGACATAGAACCTGACAGGAAGTCGGTTCGCCCCTACTCGCAGACGTTTGGTAAAGATTTTGTACCGGGACTCAGCATCTTAGACCTGCTTTTTATGCAGGGTCCGGCCGCCGGCAGTTTTCTTGCGTAG
- the mltG gene encoding endolytic transglycosylase MltG: MLGIIFITFFYYFYQVFFTPNVETKGRPTYVLVRRGQTAKSVLDSIDRSGAIVDKLSLHFVARLMKYEKLVKPGRYELKDGYTNRELISDLRAGRQSPLKLTFQNIRLRDDLAQKLSTAIDARPQQFDSLLSSPTYTKSLGFDTTSIIGMFIPNTYELYWNSSADNLMQRMKKEYEKFWTPARDAKRKKLGLSREEVSTLASIVEAEQQQHADERPRVAGVYLNRLKRNMKLQADPTVVYANGDFGIKRVLNVHLQKDSPYNTYKYAGLPPGPINLPSIASIDAVLNPEEHNYLYFCAKEDFSGYHAFATNEAGHLVNARRYQAALSRAGIMK; encoded by the coding sequence GTGCTGGGCATCATCTTTATTACGTTTTTCTACTACTTCTACCAGGTTTTCTTCACGCCCAACGTCGAAACCAAGGGCCGGCCTACCTACGTGCTGGTGCGCCGCGGCCAGACGGCCAAGTCTGTGCTCGACTCCATTGACCGGAGCGGGGCTATCGTGGATAAATTGTCGCTGCACTTCGTGGCCCGGCTGATGAAGTACGAAAAGCTGGTAAAACCCGGCCGCTATGAGCTCAAGGACGGCTACACCAACCGGGAGCTGATTTCGGACCTGCGGGCCGGCCGCCAGTCGCCGCTTAAGCTCACGTTCCAGAATATCCGGCTACGCGACGACCTGGCCCAGAAGCTTAGCACCGCCATTGATGCCCGCCCCCAGCAGTTCGACTCGCTGCTGAGCAGCCCGACGTACACCAAGAGCCTGGGCTTCGACACGACCAGCATCATCGGCATGTTTATCCCGAACACTTATGAGCTGTACTGGAACTCCTCGGCCGACAACCTGATGCAGCGCATGAAGAAGGAGTACGAGAAGTTCTGGACGCCGGCCCGGGATGCTAAGCGCAAAAAGCTGGGCCTCAGTCGGGAGGAAGTTAGTACGCTGGCTAGCATCGTGGAGGCCGAGCAGCAGCAGCACGCCGATGAGCGGCCCCGGGTGGCAGGCGTGTACCTCAACCGCCTCAAGCGCAACATGAAGCTGCAGGCCGACCCCACGGTGGTGTACGCCAACGGCGACTTCGGCATTAAGCGCGTGCTCAACGTGCATTTGCAAAAAGACTCGCCCTATAATACCTACAAGTACGCTGGTCTGCCGCCCGGCCCTATCAACCTGCCCAGCATTGCCAGCATCGACGCGGTGCTGAACCCCGAGGAGCACAACTATTTGTATTTCTGCGCCAAGGAGGACTTCAGCGGCTACCACGCCTTTGCTACCAACGAGGCCGGCCACTTAGTCAACGCCCGCCGCTACCAGGCCGCTCTGAGCCGGGCTGGTATTATGAAGTAA
- a CDS encoding T9SS type A sorting domain-containing protein, with the protein MALFTPSIARLRALPVAALLLSLTSLSAQAQTPISITGGTAVYTQNFDGMGSTGTNGTYPAGWAGLRYAGNGTVNDPLTPVVLLSTSISGAVYSSGGTGETDRAIGSLASASTAPAYGAVFVNNSGATITRLTMAARAEQWRTGSNATVNETVVFEYSLDATNLNNGTTATWNPVTTMDLTEIATTSTTAGPLDGNAAANSKSISGVLTGLNWPVGGNLWIRWRDQDDNASDGLLAVDNFALATGNTTLATQNIALESALSVFPNPATNRLTLRMGKEGVGASVEIYNALGQRVQQATATKEDLTLDVSALRAGVYTIRFTTNGGTATRSFLKQ; encoded by the coding sequence GTGGCACTCTTTACTCCTTCCATCGCGCGTTTGCGCGCCCTGCCCGTAGCGGCCCTGCTGCTCAGCTTAACTTCTTTGTCGGCCCAGGCTCAAACGCCCATCAGCATCACCGGTGGCACGGCCGTTTACACCCAGAACTTTGATGGCATGGGCTCCACTGGTACTAACGGTACGTACCCAGCTGGTTGGGCTGGCCTACGTTATGCTGGTAATGGCACTGTGAATGACCCACTAACGCCCGTAGTACTGCTAAGCACTAGCATTTCTGGAGCCGTATATAGCTCCGGCGGGACTGGGGAGACAGACCGCGCCATTGGCTCCCTCGCTTCGGCCAGCACGGCCCCAGCTTATGGTGCTGTGTTCGTGAATAATAGCGGCGCCACTATCACTCGCCTAACGATGGCTGCCCGCGCAGAGCAGTGGCGCACGGGCAGCAACGCAACGGTGAATGAAACTGTCGTGTTTGAATATAGCCTCGACGCAACAAACCTCAACAACGGTACCACGGCTACCTGGAATCCCGTTACGACAATGGACCTAACCGAAATTGCCACAACGTCGACTACTGCGGGCCCGCTCGATGGCAATGCTGCTGCCAATAGCAAATCTATCAGCGGTGTTCTGACAGGCCTGAACTGGCCTGTCGGTGGCAACCTGTGGATTCGTTGGAGAGACCAGGACGACAACGCATCGGATGGACTGCTAGCTGTTGATAACTTCGCCCTGGCTACCGGCAACACGACGCTGGCTACCCAGAATATAGCTTTGGAAAGCGCACTGAGCGTGTTCCCCAACCCTGCTACCAACCGCCTGACCCTGCGTATGGGCAAAGAAGGCGTAGGTGCTTCGGTTGAAATCTACAATGCCTTGGGCCAGCGCGTACAGCAGGCCACGGCTACTAAGGAAGATTTGACCTTGGACGTTTCGGCCCTGCGTGCTGGCGTGTACACCATCCGCTTCACGACCAACGGTGGCACGGCTACCCGCTCGTTCCTAAAGCAATAA
- a CDS encoding 3-phosphoshikimate 1-carboxyvinyltransferase: MQLRWAGRPLSGSAQLPASKSESNRALIIRALAGGGQLENLSDANDTELMQRLLATPLSADTLNAEDAGTVMRFLTAYLAVTGRQVLLTGTARMRQRPIGVLVDALRQLGARIDYTEQDGYPPLQLQGWEPQLDEQEPTELRVRGDISSQYISALMMVGNQLPAGLRLRLIGKVGSRPYIRMTQSLMQHFGGQCRDLGEVIEVRPQAYHSADYTIESDWSAASYWYAMVALGPAGSSITLPGLRQHSWQGDQAIVGIMAQLGVATEFNDNGVTLTQQPVSAGVEQDFTDCPDLAQTVAVVAAALGVPLVLTGLESLRIKETDRIAALQAELAKFGGALVDEGDERFRVPVAEFHVAGQTVETYHDHRMAMAFAPLALRGPLTVLAPTVVRKSYPQFWSELQKVGFEVSSQP, translated from the coding sequence GTGCAGCTGCGGTGGGCCGGCCGGCCGCTCAGCGGCAGTGCCCAGCTTCCGGCTTCCAAAAGTGAAAGCAACCGCGCGCTAATCATTCGGGCCCTGGCCGGTGGCGGGCAGCTCGAGAACCTCTCCGACGCCAACGACACCGAGCTTATGCAACGCCTGCTGGCCACGCCGCTGAGCGCCGATACGCTGAACGCCGAGGATGCGGGCACCGTGATGCGCTTTCTGACGGCCTACCTGGCCGTAACCGGGCGCCAAGTGCTACTCACTGGCACGGCCAGGATGCGGCAGCGGCCCATTGGCGTACTCGTGGATGCGTTGCGCCAACTTGGGGCCCGCATCGACTATACCGAGCAGGATGGCTACCCGCCGCTGCAACTTCAGGGCTGGGAACCGCAGCTTGACGAGCAGGAACCCACCGAGCTGCGCGTACGCGGCGACATCAGCAGCCAGTACATTTCGGCCCTGATGATGGTGGGCAACCAGCTGCCCGCTGGCCTGCGTCTGCGCCTGATAGGCAAAGTTGGCTCCCGGCCCTACATCCGCATGACGCAGTCGTTGATGCAGCACTTTGGTGGGCAGTGCCGCGACCTGGGCGAGGTAATTGAGGTGCGCCCCCAAGCGTATCACAGTGCCGATTATACCATTGAATCCGACTGGTCAGCGGCCAGCTACTGGTATGCCATGGTGGCACTGGGGCCGGCCGGTTCCAGCATCACGTTGCCCGGGCTGCGGCAGCATTCCTGGCAGGGCGACCAAGCCATTGTGGGTATCATGGCCCAGCTGGGCGTAGCCACCGAGTTCAACGACAACGGTGTTACCCTAACTCAGCAGCCCGTAAGCGCCGGCGTCGAGCAAGACTTTACCGACTGCCCCGACCTGGCTCAGACCGTGGCCGTGGTAGCTGCTGCTCTGGGGGTGCCCCTGGTTTTAACCGGTCTGGAAAGCCTGCGGATCAAGGAAACCGACCGAATTGCGGCTCTGCAGGCGGAGCTGGCCAAGTTTGGCGGTGCCTTGGTCGATGAAGGTGACGAACGGTTCCGGGTGCCGGTAGCAGAGTTTCACGTGGCAGGCCAGACCGTGGAAACCTACCACGACCACCGCATGGCCATGGCCTTTGCCCCGCTGGCCTTGCGCGGCCCGCTCACGGTGCTGGCTCCCACCGTCGTGCGTAAGTCGTACCCGCAGTTCTGGTCGGAGTTGCAGAAAGTAGGCTTTGAAGTAAGCTCGCAGCCGTAG
- a CDS encoding M42 family metallopeptidase, whose protein sequence is MRQESFDFLQRYLNNASPTGFEKEGQKLWLEYIKPYIDEYFVDTYGTVVGVINPEAEYKVVIEAHADEISYFVNYITKEGYIYLRRNGGSDALVAPSKRVNIHTDKGMVKAIFGWPAIHVRKTDQDKAPTIETIYLDCGASSQKEVEEMGIHVGSVVTFEDEFMVMNDKFYVGRALDNRVGGFMIAEVARMLKENGKNLPFGLYIVNAVQEEIGLRGAEMVAHRINPNVAIITDVTHDTQSPMYEKKTAGDLHCGKGPVITYGPAVQNNLRDLIIKTAQETEIPFQRAAATRATGTDTDAFAYSGAGVASALISLPLKYMHTTVETVHAEDVDNVTKLIYETLLRIEDGHDFRYFS, encoded by the coding sequence ATGCGTCAAGAAAGCTTTGATTTCCTTCAGCGCTACCTGAATAACGCCTCTCCTACTGGTTTTGAGAAAGAAGGCCAGAAACTCTGGCTTGAATACATCAAGCCCTACATCGACGAGTACTTTGTGGATACCTACGGCACGGTGGTCGGGGTTATCAATCCGGAAGCCGAGTACAAAGTTGTTATTGAGGCCCACGCCGACGAAATCAGCTACTTCGTCAATTACATCACCAAGGAGGGATACATCTACCTGCGCCGCAACGGCGGCTCCGATGCCTTGGTGGCCCCGTCCAAGCGCGTGAATATCCACACGGACAAAGGCATGGTGAAAGCAATATTCGGCTGGCCTGCCATTCACGTGCGCAAAACCGACCAGGACAAAGCTCCAACCATCGAAACCATCTATCTGGACTGCGGCGCCTCCTCGCAGAAGGAAGTAGAGGAAATGGGCATTCACGTAGGCTCGGTTGTGACCTTCGAGGATGAGTTCATGGTAATGAATGACAAGTTCTACGTGGGCCGTGCCCTCGACAACCGTGTGGGTGGCTTCATGATTGCCGAAGTGGCCCGCATGCTGAAGGAAAACGGCAAGAACTTGCCCTTCGGCCTGTATATCGTGAATGCGGTGCAGGAGGAAATCGGGCTGCGCGGGGCTGAAATGGTGGCTCACCGCATTAACCCCAACGTGGCTATCATCACCGACGTGACTCACGATACTCAGTCGCCGATGTATGAGAAAAAGACGGCAGGCGACCTGCACTGCGGCAAAGGCCCGGTAATTACCTACGGACCGGCGGTGCAGAACAACCTGCGGGATTTGATTATCAAAACGGCCCAGGAAACCGAAATTCCGTTCCAGCGCGCAGCTGCTACCCGCGCCACCGGTACCGACACTGATGCATTTGCCTACTCCGGTGCCGGCGTGGCTTCGGCCCTGATTTCGCTGCCCCTGAAGTATATGCACACCACGGTAGAAACCGTGCACGCCGAAGACGTAGACAACGTGACCAAGCTCATCTACGAGACGCTATTGCGCATCGAAGACGGCCACGACTTCCGTTATTTCAGCTAG
- the aroB gene encoding 3-dehydroquinate synthase, giving the protein MKNLNSVVAIGPQALPGLAEMLRQRAVSQIFVVVDSNTARHCYPVLEPYLPAHTLIEIPAGEEYKTLATCETVWSQLTEKSADRFAVVVNLGGGVVTDLGGFCAATYKRGIRFVQVPTTLLAQVDASVGGKTGVDFQGFKNQIGVFQEPAGVFIDPQFLQTLDNRQLKSGYAEVVKHWLIADAPAFDTQRHEGVLVEDWSLIIRDSVATKQQIVEADPLESGLRKVLNFGHTVGHALESYLLLQPGREILHGEAVAAGMICESWLSVQKGLLSETELDRIETFLFSVFEKVQFVTMETDAIAQLALQDKKNSGTTINCTLLNGIGKAVYDQPVTLAEIAESLRYYHRL; this is encoded by the coding sequence ATGAAAAATTTGAACAGCGTGGTTGCCATCGGTCCGCAGGCCCTGCCTGGGTTAGCTGAGATGCTACGGCAAAGAGCAGTAAGCCAGATCTTTGTGGTCGTCGACAGCAACACGGCCCGGCACTGCTACCCGGTGCTGGAGCCTTATTTGCCCGCGCACACGCTAATCGAAATTCCGGCGGGTGAAGAGTACAAAACCCTAGCTACCTGCGAAACGGTATGGAGCCAGTTGACCGAGAAATCAGCCGACCGGTTTGCGGTGGTGGTCAATCTGGGCGGTGGCGTCGTGACCGACCTGGGTGGTTTCTGCGCAGCCACTTATAAGCGCGGTATTCGCTTTGTTCAGGTGCCAACTACCTTGCTGGCCCAGGTTGATGCCAGCGTAGGCGGCAAAACAGGGGTTGATTTTCAGGGCTTCAAAAACCAGATTGGCGTGTTTCAGGAGCCTGCCGGCGTGTTTATCGACCCACAGTTTCTGCAAACCCTGGACAATCGGCAGCTCAAGTCAGGCTACGCGGAAGTGGTGAAGCACTGGCTGATTGCCGATGCCCCGGCCTTTGACACCCAGCGCCACGAGGGAGTATTGGTAGAAGACTGGAGCCTTATCATTCGGGATTCGGTGGCTACCAAGCAGCAGATTGTGGAGGCCGATCCGCTTGAGTCGGGGCTGCGCAAGGTGCTCAACTTTGGCCACACCGTGGGCCACGCCCTGGAAAGCTACCTGCTGTTGCAGCCGGGCCGCGAGATTCTGCACGGCGAAGCCGTGGCGGCGGGCATGATCTGCGAAAGCTGGCTGTCGGTACAAAAGGGTTTGCTGAGCGAAACCGAGCTGGACCGGATTGAAACCTTTCTGTTCTCAGTTTTTGAGAAAGTACAGTTTGTGACCATGGAAACAGATGCCATTGCCCAACTGGCCCTGCAGGACAAGAAAAACAGCGGTACGACGATTAACTGTACCCTGCTCAACGGCATCGGTAAAGCCGTGTACGACCAGCCCGTAACGCTGGCAGAAATAGCCGAGTCGCTCCGGTATTATCATCGGCTGTAG